A portion of the Desmodus rotundus isolate HL8 chromosome 8, HLdesRot8A.1, whole genome shotgun sequence genome contains these proteins:
- the PEX2 gene encoding peroxisome biogenesis factor 2, whose protein sequence is MASREETAKSTHRVLRISQLDALELNKALEQLVWSQVTQCFHGFQPGLLARFEPELKALLWLFLWRFTIYSKNATVGQSVLNIQYKNDFSPTLRYQPLSKNQKLWYAVCTIGGKWLEERCYDLFRNHHLASFGKAKQCVNFVVGLLKLGGLINFLIFLQKGKFATLTERLLGMRSVFCKPQNMREVGFEYMNRELLWHGFAEFLIFLLPLINIQKLKAKLSLWCVPLAGAPDGDSSSAGSGKQCALCGEWPTMPHTIGCEHIFCYYCVKSSFLFDVHFTCPKCGTEVQSVQPLKSGIEMLEASAL, encoded by the coding sequence ATGGCTTCCAGAGAAGAGACTGCCAAGAGCACACACAGGGTGCTAAGAATAAGTCAGTTGGATGCACTTGAATTGAACAAGGCCCTGGAGCAGCTGGTGTGGTCCCAGGTTACTCAGTGCTTCCATGGGTTTCAACCAGGGCTGTTAGCCCGGTTTGAACCTGAGCTAAAAGCCCTCTTGTGGCTTTTTCTATGGCGATTCACCATTTACTCTAAAAATGCCACCGTGGGACAGTCGGTTTTAAATATTCAgtacaaaaatgatttttctccGACCCTGAGATACCAACCACTGAGTAAAAACCAAAAGCTCTGGTATGCTGTCTGTACAATTGGTGGGAAGTGGTTAGAAGAACGATGCTACGATTTGTTTCGAAACCATCACTTAGCTTCATTCGGGAAAGCCAAACAGTGTGTGAACTTTGTGGTTGGACTTTTGAAATTAGGGGGGTTGATTAACTTCTTGATTTTCCTCCAAAAGGGCAAGTTTGCAACTTTGACAGAACGTCTCCTAGGAATGCGGTCTGTATTTTGCAAGCCCCAGAACATGCGTGAGGTTGGCTTTGAGTATATGAATAGGGAGCTTCTCTGGCATGGTTTTGCGgagtttctcatttttctcttaccACTCATCAACATCCAGAAGTTGAAAGCCAAGTTATCTTTGTGGTGCGTCCCTCTCGCTGGTGCTCCTGATGGTGACAGCTCATCGGCCGGCAGCGGGAAACAGTGTGCTCTGTGTGGAGAGTGGCCCACCATGCCCCACACCATAGGCTGCGAGCACATCTTCTGCTATTACTGTGTTAAGAGCAGTTTCCTGTTCGATGTGCACTTTACTTGCCCTAAATGCGGCACTGAAGTACAGAGTGTGCAGCCTCTGAAATCGGGAATTGAGATGTTAGAAGCGAGTGCTCTTTAG